A window of Alphaproteobacteria bacterium contains these coding sequences:
- a CDS encoding FAD-binding oxidoreductase → MVKISSWGRLGSWEHDVCHLSDRYQLDNQLKNNKKGICYGMGRSYGDVCLNPEGVLWNTTGLDRFIYFDEINGKLICEAGVLLRDIQRLVIPRGWILPVTPGTQLVTVGGAIANDVHGKNHHICGSFGDHIQWIKIVRTNAEIIECGPELKPDWFAATIGGLGLTGIITEVEIQLRRVVGPWLDTQTVPYKNLDEFFNLSDASEVGWEHTVSWIDCISGGGGRGIFMRGNPIDGGNRLAPKGRKLAVPLVPPISFVNRLSLRPFNMLYYNLKKLTSGQSIVHYEPFFYPLDNLLQWNRLYGPKGFYQYQSVVPREVGRDAVQAMLSEISRSGEGSFLAVLKTFANRESFGMLSFPKPGVTLALDFPNKGACTLKLFDRLDAIVREAGGRLYCAKDSRMPRDLFEMGYPRLQEFMKYRDPGISSAMSRRLMGS, encoded by the coding sequence TTGGTAAAAATATCATCATGGGGCAGGTTAGGGAGCTGGGAACATGATGTTTGTCATCTGTCAGATCGTTATCAATTAGATAATCAACTGAAGAATAATAAAAAAGGTATTTGTTATGGTATGGGAAGAAGTTATGGAGATGTCTGCTTAAATCCAGAGGGTGTTTTATGGAATACAACTGGATTAGATCGTTTTATCTATTTTGATGAAATAAATGGAAAATTGATTTGTGAAGCAGGCGTGTTGTTGCGTGATATTCAGCGACTTGTTATTCCCAGAGGATGGATTCTACCAGTAACGCCAGGAACACAACTTGTGACGGTAGGTGGGGCTATTGCTAATGATGTCCATGGCAAAAACCATCATATTTGTGGTTCTTTTGGTGATCATATTCAATGGATTAAAATTGTGCGTACTAATGCCGAAATCATTGAATGTGGACCTGAACTTAAACCTGATTGGTTTGCAGCTACAATAGGGGGACTGGGACTTACCGGCATTATTACTGAAGTTGAAATTCAACTGCGTAGAGTGGTAGGTCCTTGGTTGGATACTCAGACTGTTCCGTATAAAAATTTGGATGAGTTTTTTAATTTATCTGACGCTTCTGAAGTTGGGTGGGAGCATACAGTCTCTTGGATTGATTGCATATCCGGAGGTGGTGGTCGAGGCATATTTATGCGCGGTAATCCTATCGATGGTGGTAATCGTTTAGCGCCAAAAGGACGAAAATTGGCTGTTCCTTTAGTACCGCCTATTTCGTTTGTTAATCGCCTATCTTTACGTCCATTTAATATGCTTTATTATAATTTGAAAAAATTGACGAGTGGACAAAGTATTGTTCATTATGAACCCTTTTTTTATCCTCTTGATAATCTGCTTCAATGGAATCGATTGTATGGACCAAAAGGGTTTTATCAATATCAAAGTGTAGTGCCGCGTGAAGTTGGACGTGATGCTGTGCAGGCAATGTTAAGTGAGATCTCGCGTTCAGGTGAAGGCTCATTTCTTGCAGTTCTTAAAACCTTTGCTAATCGTGAATCTTTTGGTATGTTGAGTTTTCCAAAACCGGGCGTAACATTAGCTTTAGATTTTCCAAATAAGGGTGCTTGCACTTTGAAATTATTTGATCGTTTGGATGCTATCGTGCGAGAAGCTGGTGGTCGCCTGTATTGCGCTAAAGATTCGAGAATGCCTCGAGATCTATTCGAGATGGGTTATCCACGTCTTCAAGAATTTATGAAATATCGTGATCCAGGCATTAGTTCTGCGATGTCGCGTCGACTTATGGGAAGTTAA
- a CDS encoding SDR family NAD(P)-dependent oxidoreductase has translation MSENKKRIVIIGATSAIAENCARLWVKDANIDLTLVGRNRLKTEKVAQDLRVRSPHSTIRVLETNFIDPLSIRQVVDGIIAEGPIHIVLIAHGSLPDQEVCQKNLNDCHDALVINGISPILFAEAFVAHMERVNKGILAIIGSVAGDRGRKSNYIYGSAKGLVERFAQGLQHRLALAKSEVKVVLVKPGPTDTPMTAHLKGKGGNLAHVEDVANLITHGINKGKSVVYAPAKWGLIMMVIRNLPNFVFKKMDI, from the coding sequence ATGTCCGAAAATAAAAAAAGAATAGTTATTATTGGAGCTACTTCAGCGATTGCTGAAAATTGCGCGCGTTTGTGGGTTAAAGACGCTAATATTGACTTAACTTTAGTTGGCCGAAATCGTCTCAAGACAGAAAAAGTTGCTCAAGATTTACGCGTCCGTAGCCCCCATTCCACTATTCGCGTACTTGAAACAAATTTTATTGATCCATTGTCTATCCGTCAGGTTGTAGATGGCATTATAGCAGAAGGTCCCATTCATATTGTTTTGATTGCCCATGGATCTTTGCCTGATCAAGAAGTTTGTCAGAAGAATCTAAATGATTGTCATGACGCATTAGTCATAAATGGAATCTCCCCTATATTATTTGCAGAAGCCTTTGTTGCGCATATGGAGCGTGTGAATAAGGGTATTTTGGCTATTATTGGTTCTGTTGCAGGAGATCGAGGACGAAAATCAAATTATATTTATGGATCGGCAAAGGGACTTGTTGAAAGATTTGCGCAGGGACTTCAACACCGCCTAGCCCTTGCAAAAAGTGAGGTCAAAGTTGTTTTGGTTAAACCAGGACCAACTGATACGCCTATGACAGCACATTTAAAAGGAAAAGGTGGCAATCTCGCTCATGTAGAAGATGTTGCAAATCTAATAACTCATGGTATAAACAAGGGTAAATCAGTTGTTTATGCGCCTGCCAAATGGGGTTTGATTATGATGGTTATTCGTAATTTACCAAATTTTGTCTTTAAAAAGATGGATATATGA